The genomic interval GCAGGCAGGTGGAGAGCTCCTGGATGTTCATTTGGATACTGCCCTCGCCCGTGATGCAGACCACCGTACGCTCGGGGTCGGCAAGCTGCGCCCCCATGGCAGCCGGCAGACCATAGCCCATGGTACCGAGACCACCACTGTTGATCCAGCGACGCGGCGCATCAAACCCGTAGAACTGCGCCGCCCACATCTGGTGCTGACCGACGTCGGAGGTGACGATGGCGTCACCGCCCGTGAGTTCGTGGAGCTTCTGCACCACATACTGGGGCTTAATGATGTCCTCGCCCTGCTCGTAGCGCAGGCACTCCCGCGCCCGCCAGGAGGCAATCTGCTCCCACCAGGCCTTGAGTGCGGCCGGATCGAGACGGTGCCCCCCCTCACGCCAGGCCTGGTCCATTTCCGCAAGTACCACGGCCAGATCGCCGACGATGGGAACGTCCACCTTGACGTTCTTGGAGATGGACGAGGGATCCACATCGACGTGGACGATGCGCGCGTGCGGGGCAAAGGCCTCGAGATTCCCGGTCACCCGGTCGTCGAAGCGCGCACCGAGAGCAACGAGAACGTCGCTATGCTGTACGGCCATGTTGGCCTCGAAGGTGCCGTGCATGCCCAGCATGCCCAGAAACTGCGGGTCACTCGCTGGAAACCCGCCAAGACCCATCAAGGTATTGGTAATCGGCGCGCCCAGGTGCCGGACGAAGGCCGTCAAGGCCTCGGCGGCATTGCCGAGGATGATGCCGCCGCCCGTGTAGAACATGGGTCGCTCGGCGCTGGCAATGAGCTGCACCGCCTTACGCACCTGACCAGCGTGCCCCTTGACCGTCGGCTTGTAGGAACGCAACTGGACCTTGTCGGGATAACGATAGACGCAGCGTTTGGCCGTGATGTCCTTGGGGATGTCCACCAGCACCGGACCGGGCCGCCCCGAGGCCGCGAGGAAGAAGGCGGTCTTCAGGGTGCTGGCCAGGTCCGCCACATCCTTCACCAGAAAATTGTGTTTGGTGCAGGGCCGGGTGATACCCACCGTGTCCACTTCCTGAAAGGCATCGTTGCCGATGAGTGCCACGGGCACCTGCCCGGTAATGATCACCAAGGGCACGGAATCCATGTACGCCGTAGCGATCCCGGTGACGGCGTTGGTGGCGCCGGGTCCACTGGTCACCAGCGCCACACCGACGCGGCCCGTGGCCCGGGCGTAGGCATCGGCGGCGTGCACCGCAGCCTGCTCATGACGCACCAGGATGTGCTTTAGCTCCTCCTGCCTGGCCAGTTCGTCGTAGATGTAGAGGACCGCGCCGCCGGGATAACCGAATACGAACTCGACTCCCTCGTCACGCAGCGCGCGCACGACGATCTCTGCACCCGAGATCTCCCGCTCCAGTTCGGCGCTGGAACGATCCATGGTCGTTTGGAGGCCAGTCATGTTCTACTCCTTCAGGAATAAAAATCCGCGAACCCACGCTATGCATTTTTATCCATAAGGTCAAATAAAAAAGCTTTGGCGCCCGCCGAGCGGGGTCTATGCAGACAGCGCCGCAGGGCGCGGTCGGCGCCGCTGGATTCAGGCGCCCCCGCTGTGTAATTGTTCGAGGTAGGTGCGCGCCTGGGCGACCAGATCGGAGGGCAGACCGCGCTTTTCCGCCACCAGCAACCCCAGAGACTGGCCGGCTACGCCGATCTGTAGTTCGTAGGTGGGTTCGAGACGCTGATGGTCGAAACGCATGGAGGCATTCTGCAGTCCTGCGTGCGCCTCGGCAAAGGCCTTGATGGGCGTGAGGTGGGTGGTAACCATCCCACGCACTCCCCGGCGCGCCAAATGATCCAGCACCGCCATGGCCAATGCCGCCCCCTCCTCGGGATCGGTGCCGGTGCCCAGCTCATCCAAGAGGATGAGGGTATGGTCATCCGCCGCCTCCAGAAGCCGCTTGAGCACCTCCACGTGACCGGAAAAGGTGGACAAGGCAAAGGCAACACTCTGCGGGTCGCCCATATCCACGAACACCCGCTGGAAGTTGCCGACTACCGCTCGCCCCGAGACGGGTAGATGCAGACCACAGTGGGCCATGACCGTGAGCAGACCAACCGTCTTCAGCGACACGCTCTTGCCCCCGGTATTGGGGCCCGTGACCACCAGAATGGGGCATTCGGCGTCGATACGGACATTCAAGGGACGGGGCTCTGGCCCGTGCCCTTCGGCGTGGGCGAGGATCAGCTGCGGATGCCGAGCGCCTTCCAGCACCAGTATCGGGTCGTCCACGAGTTCGGCGGGCTGCGCCTGCAGGTGTATGGACAATTGCGCTCCGGCCACCGCCAGATCCAGCCAGGTCAGACTATCCACGAGCTGCTGCAGTGCCTCCAGATGGCCGCGCACCTCGTCCGTCAGCGCCCGCAGCAGTGCCTGATTGTGCTGCTCCACACTCCCGGCCAGCTTTTCCAGGCGGTTGTTGCCGGCCACGAGTTCCATGGGCTCCACCAGAAATCCGTGCCCCCCTGGACCGGCACCGCGACGAACGCCGCGAATCTCTTCGCGAAAGCCGTCCGGTAGGTGCAGACAAAGGCGTTGGCCAGCCCAGTGGGCCTTGGCCCCGTCACTGCGCAGGTGGGAAGCCAGGTCCCGCTGCACTCCTTCGCGTGCCGTCTTCAGTTCGCCGTGGAGTGCGCGCAGCTCCGGCGATGCATCCTCGCGCACGGCGCCGTTGGGCAAGAGCTGGGCATCTATGCGGCCGATGAGTTCGGCAGCACCATCGAGCCGCGCTGCACCGGCGGGCAGGAGTAGCGGTCGCCTCTCGACGAAGGGACGGAGTTCCTTACCAACGCGCAGTACCCGGTGCAGATTGCGCAGGGCAGCGCCGGACAGGGCGGCACCGGGCGTCGCCGCTTGCCGGAGCGCTGCGCGGATGTCCGGCAGTTCGGGCAATACCGGGCCTTCGCCACTTTCAAGCCCCAGGCGGGCAGCACCGATGGCCTGCTGGAGCTGCCGTGCCGCCGCCACGCTGGGAGCCGGTGCCAAATTTCGGGCAGCATCGGCGCCATAGGGGGTGGCGCACAACTTTTCCAACAGCCGTCGGATCCCCTCGAACTCCAGTTTCTTGAGATCGGCTTCCATGCCCTCTCCTCACGAATTGAACAGCGTTTGCCACCATCGCCGCCTTCCCTCGGGAATCACGGGCGGGGCCTGGAGCGCCTGCGGAGCGCACTTCGACAGAATCCAGCCCGGCGGGATGTGTTTGCCACTACTGCCGCAGGAGGCCCCCAGATTGTTGGGATCGTAGATCTTGATGAACTGTGGGTGGTCGCGATCGTCCACATACACGATGCCGAGATAGCGTTCGTGGTGATCGCGCCGCAAAAGCAGATCCATTTCCTTGAGGAAACGGCGAAACGCTTCGGCGGAGAGGGGCTTTTCCGGCACATCCATACCCACGAAGTAGGCGTACCAGCCCTCGCCCTGGGCTTCCAGCCGCGTCACGAAGTTCTCCCAGTCCGACCACTCGCGGATGGCCCAGAGCAAGCCCTCGTATTTTTTTTGGAATTCCGACATCTCTCCCTCGTAGGTTCAGCGCTGGGCGCAATGGCCCGTGAAACCGACCCACAGGTGCCGTTGTTGCGCCTGCTGTCGATGCTCGATGAGATACAGCCCTTGCCAGGTACCCAGCTGCAGGACGCCATCGCGTACCGGAATGCTCAGGCTGTTCTGGGTCAGTACCGTGCGGATGTGTGCCGCCATGTCGTCCGGACCCTCGTTCCGATGACGGTAGCGCGGGTCGCCGTCGGGCACCAGGCGGCCGAGGAAATCCAGCAGGTCACGCTGGACGTCGGGGTCGGCATTCTCCTGCAGGATGAGGCCCGCCGAGGTATGCGGCAGAAAAACCTGCACCCATCCGGCCAGGGCCGCATTTTCCC from Acidithiobacillus caldus ATCC 51756 carries:
- the ilvB gene encoding biosynthetic-type acetolactate synthase large subunit; the encoded protein is MTGLQTTMDRSSAELEREISGAEIVVRALRDEGVEFVFGYPGGAVLYIYDELARQEELKHILVRHEQAAVHAADAYARATGRVGVALVTSGPGATNAVTGIATAYMDSVPLVIITGQVPVALIGNDAFQEVDTVGITRPCTKHNFLVKDVADLASTLKTAFFLAASGRPGPVLVDIPKDITAKRCVYRYPDKVQLRSYKPTVKGHAGQVRKAVQLIASAERPMFYTGGGIILGNAAEALTAFVRHLGAPITNTLMGLGGFPASDPQFLGMLGMHGTFEANMAVQHSDVLVALGARFDDRVTGNLEAFAPHARIVHVDVDPSSISKNVKVDVPIVGDLAVVLAEMDQAWREGGHRLDPAALKAWWEQIASWRARECLRYEQGEDIIKPQYVVQKLHELTGGDAIVTSDVGQHQMWAAQFYGFDAPRRWINSGGLGTMGYGLPAAMGAQLADPERTVVCITGEGSIQMNIQELSTCLQHRLPIKIACLNNHYLGMVRQWQEFFYESRYAMSYVDALPDFVKLAEAYGHIGLRADRPADVEPVIREALRLKDRLVFMDFQVDPTENVYPMVPAGAALSDMILL
- a CDS encoding endonuclease MutS2; translated protein: MEADLKKLEFEGIRRLLEKLCATPYGADAARNLAPAPSVAAARQLQQAIGAARLGLESGEGPVLPELPDIRAALRQAATPGAALSGAALRNLHRVLRVGKELRPFVERRPLLLPAGAARLDGAAELIGRIDAQLLPNGAVREDASPELRALHGELKTAREGVQRDLASHLRSDGAKAHWAGQRLCLHLPDGFREEIRGVRRGAGPGGHGFLVEPMELVAGNNRLEKLAGSVEQHNQALLRALTDEVRGHLEALQQLVDSLTWLDLAVAGAQLSIHLQAQPAELVDDPILVLEGARHPQLILAHAEGHGPEPRPLNVRIDAECPILVVTGPNTGGKSVSLKTVGLLTVMAHCGLHLPVSGRAVVGNFQRVFVDMGDPQSVAFALSTFSGHVEVLKRLLEAADDHTLILLDELGTGTDPEEGAALAMAVLDHLARRGVRGMVTTHLTPIKAFAEAHAGLQNASMRFDHQRLEPTYELQIGVAGQSLGLLVAEKRGLPSDLVAQARTYLEQLHSGGA
- a CDS encoding secondary thiamine-phosphate synthase enzyme YjbQ; its protein translation is MSTAILEQRDVQWRIATSGRGLYPLDGRVASWLRENAALAGWVQVFLPHTSAGLILQENADPDVQRDLLDFLGRLVPDGDPRYRHRNEGPDDMAAHIRTVLTQNSLSIPVRDGVLQLGTWQGLYLIEHRQQAQQRHLWVGFTGHCAQR